From the Lathyrus oleraceus cultivar Zhongwan6 chromosome 3, CAAS_Psat_ZW6_1.0, whole genome shotgun sequence genome, the window TTCTATATAATCCGTTGGGTCTTTAAATGAGGGAGTGGCACGAAAAACCCTAAAGTTGTTATTCATAAATCTTAAATCTATGGTTTCGTCTGTTTTGGGTTCTTCAGCAGTGGTTGTTTCAACCCTAGGTTTCTTGGCTTGCCCTATTGGTTTACATTTGTGATAAGTAGGGAAGTATTCATTAAGCTTACTAAACTCAGTATCTAAATCAGGCACAGGTCCAAATAACGCATGGGTTTTACCAGAAACAGAAATGGGAATAAGTACCTGAGAGGCGTAAATCCTGCGCTGTTCTTTAGTTTTTGATTCTGGGATATACTGTTGGTTGTTCACCATTACTGGACCAGCTAATGTAGCGAAATGAGGTAGTTCTGAAATCTTCTTAGGAATTTTTGATTTGACATACATCTTGGTAACTTTACTTATGTCCTTGGAGGTTTTGCTTGAGGTTGCTATTGTTGTTAAGTTTTGAAGGAAAGGAGAGAATTTGGGTTTGCTTGAAGGTTGTTTGAGAAGATGAAAAGTTAGAGTGTTTGAGATTTCAGAAAGCGTAAAAAAAGGGGATTGGTATGAGTTGTGTCTTTTATAAGCGTTTTTGGAAGGAAAAAACGGTTTAAATCAACATTAATGGTTGACAAATTAATGTGACACGTGTCTTTCCTGGATTATGCGTTGAAGAGGCGGTAATTAATGCCTAAACCCATGATCTCCTAGGGTCTAGGAAACGTGATGATTAAAGAGATTTGGGTGTGGGCTGAAAAGACGTTGTTAGGAAAGAGGTAACGATGACTCTGACGTTACAAGACAGCTAGGAGAAACTGAAAAGTTTTTTTTGTAACATTGGAACATTAGTGACATGCAAGAATTGTCCAAGGCGTCGAAGCATGTTCTCAAAAAATGCAtttttcttctatgtgtcgaaaatgacatttttggggggcaatttgttagctccTAATTTCGACACCCATATTTGAATTGAGAAATGGAGTTCCATGTGAAGATGTTCGACTAGATCAGATATTGGGAGTTCTAGTCAAAGATGCCTTGATGAGAGGGTCAAGATGCTGCgtggacttagaaatatttctaagtaGTTTAAAGTGTTTTTTTTTACAGAGGCGTCGCCAGTCGGGGTTCGACGAgagattcaaattcaaataaaggagggaatTTTTGTTCTTATCTGAATTGCTGAAGATACACGTGGAGCATAGTGGATAGTTGCATCCATGCAAAACGTCATTTGTCTCGATAGGATCATGTGTGTCCAAAGTGTGTACAAAATCTGTAAAATTTACCAAGTATCCGTGTGTAGAGAAACAGTAATTGAGAAATGTACGTTTGATTTACACCACTTTGAAGTAATTCAATTCATCTTTTATTTTCAGAAATATCTCTTTATTtaaaggatttatctttgttgCCATTTATCTTCGTTTTACAACATTCACTTTACTTTATGTTGTTTATTTCCTTTTTCGAGTATCTTCACGAATCTCTATTATTATAAACACTATCGAAGTGTTTATGTTCATTAGAATTCACTTTAGCAAATAATTAACATATGTCCTAAGATCAATCTGATTGATCCTGTGAGTAACCAAATTTAataatttggaagatcagcggttgtttaccaattttcacggtaaacacATACGCCATTAGATCACTTCATACCTCACCTGTCATGATAGATCTCATCGGACATACACAAAATATGAACCTCGTTAAATGAATCATTGCAGTATATGTATTTAGATTCTTCATCCTCACTTATCATTTATTGTATTGTTACCTTTTTTACTCATGCTTATTCACAAAAAATTTAATGTGAGAATCAATTTAAATTATTATTACAATTTATGGAAGATCAATACTCTTTTACTTTTACATCACTTATTACAATTTGTTTACATATACTTGCACCTATCAATAATTTTCACAACATTAACCCAAGCCCAATACCATATCTTTAAATCTAACCATACATTACTTAATGAAAACGTTGGCACAAATAGTACTTTGTACTCCGCATAATCGCTTATTTAGTAAAGTATTTAATGTTTTGTAAAAAAATAAAGTAAAGTACTACATAGTTAATTAGAAATACATCATCTATAATAACCCTTAATAAGAACCCAAAAATATAGATTAGAATCTAAACAGGTACTAGTACTTGGAATTTCGAAGTCGTTTAATAAGCCCATGTGAAGTCCATCCTTATCAACACGAAAACAGATCAAAGTGGCCACGTCACCATACCCAACTTTAGTTCCAATCAACGGTAGAGATTCATTTAGACCCCACCAAGTTGTTCGACTCTTAACGCAAAACCCTCGTTAAATAAGACATGGATGTCTCGCAGTTCTATCTCTTACACCGGAATCTGGTCATTGGGATCGCAGATACGCCGCATCTGCTAAAATACGCCTTATTCATATATGGGCCTCCTCGACCAGTTGTGGGACGATACCGTCGCCGGTCCTCGGCCGGAGAACGGCCTCGGAAAACTTCGTAAGCATAACACGTTCGCTGCCCGATCTAGCTCCGGCAAGGGTACGATCGCTGTATTCCGCCACCTTAATTACTACCGGCGATGTTCGTTACTTTCCACGAATCAATCACCAGAAACCATGACTAAATTATTATTACTAATACTATTACTATTTTAAGCCATAACTATAACAATTTATCTTCTAATATTTATTAACCTTGAAATCCTGTTTTAGATTCAGATCTGAGTTACTCTACTCGCACAGTCACACTTAtaaagcttgaagttcaaaacTATCGAAAAATCAATCCATATATGATAGTGAAAGATCTTGTTTGAATTATAGTAAGATATTTGAAAATATTCTAACGTTAATGAAAATTGATTGATCAGAATTGGAGGCTGGAAGCGTGAGATCGTACGGTGAGGAACCGTCAGAGCCAGCGACGAGAGTAACGCGTAGTATCATGATCGTGAAACCGCCAGGTTACCAAAGTGGATCGCCTCCGGCTTCTCCCGCCGGTTCAGTTACTCCGGTGTCTCCGTTTTCCGGTAAGGTCGTTATTCAGTTATTTGTCTTTTTATATATATACTGTACTCTATTTCTGCGACAGTTAAACTTAAGTTCTAAATTTACAGAATCCATTACAGTAAAGGTGCTCCTAAATTTCGGGCAGGGTAAATTTGTCTTTTTGCGAAATGGCCTAACTTTCAAAATTTTAATTGATAATTTAATTATTACTGTATTAGGTTGGGGGCAGTTATGATATTATCGAATGTGAAAATGACGTGCTATATTTAAGGATTAACTCAACCCTAGTGGCAAATAAACAACTATTACTGCATGgttaattattaattaataataGTAATAATTAATCTCATTAAATCTGAATTAGGACATCTCATTTAAAGTTGAGAATTGAAGTGCTGTGTGTGTTTATTTTTCAGGAACTAGAGAATCATTTCGGTTTCGAAGAAGGTCGGCATCGGATGCGTTCGAGAAGAAAAACCAAGACAGATCAAGCTCTTCTTCTCCTTTCGATGTGTGAGAAATGAGGCACAGCATTTTCTAGTCTCCAGAAGCAGAGGATGTTACCTTTTGGCCTTAGATGTAATAAATTTTGTTTGGTTTATTTGTGTGTATGGGTTGAGTTGAATTGAAGTTTTGTGCTGCAGTTCAGGTTTGGTTATAGCAtgtttaagtttgaaaggaaGTCCAAAGGGTAGGGTAATATGTATCTATGTGTAGTGTATATAGAGTCTTTAATTAaatgtgtttttttttttgtttttttatcatGTATGTAAGTTTTATCTTCCGAATAATAATAACCTATATTCAATTTCTTGGTAGTTTTTTCTTGAGTTTAATGCTTTGTATGGATTTTCATTTTGGTATGAGGATGAAATTCCGAGGAAGTAGTAGTGTATGTGTGTTGTGTTTTCTGTGGTCCAATTTGAGAACCATTTTTGTCTTCATGGGAGGAAAAGACATTTTATTTTATCATGGGACAACAAGGCCACCCATAAGAATGAACATTGTTTGGTACATGTTGTGGATTGGGTTGGGTTAATGGTGGTGGTGGTCCTGAACAGATGGGGAATCTATCCAACAATTTGTCCAGGTGGAGAGAGAGTGTGGGACAACCATCACACCACCGGTGTCCCTCCATATCTCCGTCAACCTAGAAACAAATCTTCATGTCCAAATCTGGCTGACCCTTTTCCTCCATAACATCGACACGCGTTGTAACTTGTAATCCAACAGATTGATGTGTTTTCTTTTAGGATAAATTTAGGGTTCATAAATCTAATGGCTAACTTTTACATTATTGGATGAAAGTATTTCTCATACCTCACAACTGGCCATCTCATCTCACATTTTTTAAAACTCCAACAATGTCTTCGTATCTTGTAGTTTATGGAAATTTAGAaaataaatgttttttttttagGTGAGAGTGTACATGCAAACACTCCAACTAATAAGAAAGTACATGCAGTAAATATGAGGTTGTGTTTAGAAAAGTGTAAACTTGAGTTGAATAGTTAGTATGGGTCAAAATCTTTATTGAAACCGATAACTAATCATATACTTTGATAAGATGaaattaaaattcattaaaaaaaatCCCAACAAAAGCTAATTGAGTATCCTACTTCTATAAAGAGTACACAAATTAAAGTGTATCTTTGCTCTACCAAGCTAAAAGGAAATAAATATTTTCTTACTTTTCAACTTTTCCAATGCATTAAATCACCCGACTACTCAATATAATCTCACTCCACCTTCTTCCGAAATCAGACCATCATTTCATCTTCTCCTGCTCAAAATCCACTCAATttcaataaaaatatttttacattTTTTCTTACACAAATCAAACGCATTACTCTTGAGGCATGGCACAaaccaaaaaaaatcaaagagCAAACTCGTGATAAAAAAAAATCTCCCTCAGTCACACACATACATGTATATGGTGTTGGGAATGCTTAAGTCACAAGTTGATGAACATAAGAGAGGGTGAACAAATTTGGAGAGATACATAGAATTAATTAACTATGGTACGTACTGGAATCAGAGATATGCGTAGATTGAACGGACTTGAGCTCTGATATGGTAGAGTGAGTTTTAGGTGTGGTAGAGCGGAGATAGATCTGGAAGGTTAACACTTCAATACTCAAATTAATAAATGAGAGAAGAAGTATTTTGAGTGTGTAAATGAATGAATACCTAAAATAATGTGTGTGTTTTATGTAGGACAAATTGTTAAACCGTCTCCATGAGTCCCGACGCCTTATTCAGGTGGTCTTTCAATCAGATCCAAGGGTGGGAGGTGTGACGCGGTTGGAATCTCACGCCCTCAACTTAGGTGAGGTCTCACATGTTCCATGTGTCTTTCTGCACGACACTTGTTATTGTAACTTTTGATGTGGGTCTTGTGGGCGACCCAAAACAAACTAGATGGATTACGACATAAAGCAAGCATGTATATTGAAGAAAGGCAATTAATTAACTTAATTTTTAATTTGTGACAATTTTCTCAAGTTGTTAGTCAATTACTTGGAACACAATCAGACTGCCACTAAATCTAAATTATAATGCTAATACTTCTCCCAAATTATATCAGTTACCCTTCTCATTCCAATCAATCATTTAAGACCTTCAAATTTTACTTTCTTCAATTATTTGGTTAGAATATCTGCAAATTGTAACTCAGTCTTTCAATATTCAATCTTTAATATCTCCTTGTCATCTTGATctttttgaaaatgatacttTCTTTATGTACACTACTAGAAAAAATAGCTTCGGTGACACAATATTACAACGACCAGTTTTTCACCGTCGTTATATAACAATTTTGTACGTGcatgttttttttattaagaAATTTTTCATCACGGTTCCTTTAAAAAATCGTGGTCATAGAGTTTGGATGACAAGCTTCGACTCTCAGCATAAATATTTTTCCTCTTTTTCAATAAAAATTAGCGTGTGTCCATTTTCATTTATTGTTATTTAAAAATTGAAAGTATAACAACCACGGTTGTTTAGTTCAATTGTTGTTATATGTTCCATATTGCACAGCGGTTGAAGCTTGCAACTGTTGTGAAATGTTTTCCCATAAAATTAAAACATTACAGGTACTTCATTTTGTTCATAACATACAAGGGTGTCCTAGTGAACGAGATGACAACGATAGTTAAACCTTCACCATCTTCATTCATTGATGGAAAGGAATATCATTTCCAGAAAGGAAATCATCATCCTCTTCGAATTATGGTACGTTACCAATCTGTCTCTCTGACGCTTTTGAATGTTTATGTTCTTCGTAAGGGTTATTTATCATTATCTCTCTCTGACGCTTCTGAATGTTAATGTTCTTCGCTAGGATGTTATGTGTATTGTCATTGTCATGTATATTATTCATGTTGTCATGTTCATGTTTTATTCAAATAATATCATATGCATATAATCATATTAGGTCTAGTGTTTTTGTTTTTGATGGTGTGTGTGTAGCATTAGGTTGTCATTCACATTATTCTTTTCATATAAACTTCAGAATTTGTTATGGATCGTAGTTGGATGAAAGCCGATAGATTATGTCTGTTGTATGAGAAAAGAGTTTTTGAATTCCTTGAATTTGCCGAAAAAATGTTCCCGATAATAATGGTATATTTTATTGTCCTTGTGTTATTTGTGGGAATATTAGAAAAAGGTCAAAGAAAGAAATATTCCATCACATATGTTATGATGGAATATGTCAAAATtatacaacatggacatggcatGGAGAAGTGGACAATAATCAAAATATGACGTCACgaatggatgaagatgatgatgatatgGATGATCGACTAGAAGATATGATTTATGATATTGGAGAATTGTCTTATATGAAAGAACATATTTATGATATGTTATGTATCGACAAATATGTGCATTTATATAAGGGGTGCACCAATTTTACACGATTGTCTACATTGTTAAAAATGTTTAACCTGAAGGCAAAAGGTGGGTTGTCGAATAAAAGTTTCATAGATTTGCTTAATTTGTTGAAACAAATGCTACCAGAAGATAACAATTTACCTAATCAATGTTATGAGGCCAAGAGGATTTTATGTCCAATGGGTTTGGAGTATGTCAAAATACATGTATACCCTAATGGTTGCATATTATAAAAGAAAGAGTGTAAAAATTTGGATCAATATCCACAATATGGTGAGTCGCGCTAAAAGTTAAAGAACAACAATGGTGATGACAATGTTAGTAAGAAGCGTCCTCCTACAAAAGTGTTATGGTACTTGCCAATAATTTCGAGGTTAAAGAGACTTTTTACTAATGCGAATGACGCAAAGAATATTAGATGGCATGCTGATGAAAGAAAATATGATATAAACATTCATCATGTAGTTGATTCtttgcaatggaagaaaattgattcaTTGTTTCTGGATTTTTTTCCTTGAGCAAAGATACATTAGGCTTGGGTTTTCCACAAATGGAATGCAACCCTTTGGTAATATGAGCACTAACCATTCTCCGTGGCCTATTCTTCTCACGATTTACAACATATCTCCTTGGTTGTGCATGAAGCACAAGTATATGATGTTAAGTATGATGATTTGTGGACCAAGACAACCTGGAAACGACATAGATGTTTCTCTAAGTCCATTAATTGAGGATTTAAAACTTTTGTGGGATAAAGGTGTTGACATTGATGATGCATATTCTGGTGAAAAGTTTAAGATGCACGCAATGTTATTTTGCACAATCAATGACTTTCCTGCATATGGTAATTTGGTTGGATATAGTGTCAAAGAACATAAAGCGTGTCCTATATGTGAATCTGATACATGTTTTCACCAGCTTGAGTTTGGAAAATAGATTGTTTAACTTGGGCATCGGTAATTTCTAAAACCCAATCATCCTTATCGTAATTGCGAAAGGCTTTTAACTGAGAGCATGACTTTGAAAGCACTCATAAACCTTTAACCAGCGATGAAGTTTATCAACGACAAGAACACCTTAAcattttttttggaaataaaaaaaaGGGTCCTATTGAGGGAAATATTTGGAAAAAGGGATCGGTGATTCGTTGTCGCGcacgggtcaaaacgagtaattagaaaactgtagtttagcggaagcgacaactcgagtatcgtatcgcaaggattcttgtattattattaacctaatgaaatctatttaaggggggtttatgttttagtggtcgatttagaaaacaaagcaaaaaaagtgattaaaataagcgattataaaataagtcattctactgttttcggtttccggctaatcattggtttttacctaccaattccctaagcggcttcgatctctattctATTCAACttcgattgacaagcgcaatagatatatgacagaCTTATATTCCTATATTTCGAATTAAGAAAACGGATGAATACAATcttgaattaagcaaacacgatttacaaacgcaatttaacgacaaagcgacgaaaacggcgattaacaattaggaatgcaatcatacgaatttaatcaaaaccattccataaaatacagattaaccaaatgaaatttcatagaatagaattgaaagagaacgaaattaaattgatagaataaaaatctcaaagccttggaaattcggttacagcagattgactctaggagattagttcctcttcatgatcaGACAAAAACAAAAAGTTATCGGAAATAATGTGTATTTGCTACAGTACCAAGGCTtcccttttaaacagaataagggtttcacttataattcaaactgggccggaaaacctaaattcggcccaacaaatggcccaaaagaaaatatttcctaaagtacgaaatttcaacgaattatttgagaTGTTTGCACTCTAAATCAGCTTTTGGCTTCAACATGGAAGTTGTATCTatttctcttagctttccaacgcatgtCAGAACTTTCAAAACAGCATcccgtagctcaagttatgatcaGAACAGTGGACAGGTATCAAATAACCGTTAAAACTGAAAATagcaaacgaaaatagattaaaggcaaacatgaacttaaatctaaaaacataataaaatagtaaaacAGATTGCCAAAAAGTACATGAACAGcagtaagatcctcacaggatatAATTCACTTAACTCTCAAGTATTTAgattaactgtttacactcaaagcacaacatgaaaattagtactaccataagcttgaaaggactctaacatccacagttgaaatacatgcacataaagatcaaaaggacttttatttggttgtaacgtgaccaaggtaagggtgagataaatcttaaggggtactaggctaaaattcaaagagataaaagagacttgaaagaaactgcgggagttgaatttacaaaatattttattcacttgaacaactttatagcaattgttttctctttttcttcctctttttattctttttttaaGGAGTGTGTATTGACATGTattgaaatattacaaacataattccttttttttcttcctcttatccttctattttttcttcctcttatcttctattttttcattcatttttttttcttttctatttttttttctttttttgccaacttctgaaatattacaaacataattattcaaccccacacaactccaaacaagactctttcaaccctttgaatatggtgataacattgtttttcacttctcgacttgtaatgagttttaaacaaaaaaagggagaataggctcaagggggtttGAAACAAGGGATGAAATTATTTCAGGGTTGACTTTTTGGCTAACCggctaaaaaaacaaaaaaacaaaaaattgtctttatcatatcagtgtgcacaagtaaacaacagcatcaacaagagtcaattcaagttctagagactaacagacatgagtgaatcacataagaaagaaagagatggatttttgtatgttatccatataaggcttAAAGCTCACCAGGGTTAATGATCTACTGCTAAAGAtatacaatttagagtttagtcatacctatcatactaaaaatgcacagCAAATTTTTTACATCACACCATAAGACTTTAatcaagagaactaagaaaaatacttataattgtaactcaaaaatcaaaggaaaaaaacatgcaatttttttatttattttaaattgacaaccaaaaatagagaaaaactgaaaacaaaacaaataaatggttccctcccccacgcttaaaacatacattatcctcaatgaaagagcataaatataaaataagagtgagagaaaggaaagaacacacccgaggagtcaaggcggataaatgattgcataagcagtctttcccaaagagagctcttctacagtctcttcttccaaagtcgggttctcatggagtagctttgggtagtgttcattgaccttgaaattttgattagtgcattttccttgtattccaggatcaaagaagaatcttcgataagtaaaaggGTTGAATTggcacgtgaaagtgatctcttttttcacaacatcaagaatcaaaggattatGGGGCagcctcactacttttgtttcatctttaagtgagatcctgTGCATACATATGAAtgggctaatatcacgagtgtcagtcatggtccatccaattcccttcttatgtttctgcttaagttgaagctttgatgaataatatgaatcaTTGGAAAGTGGATTAGGCTCTACagaatgtggttgttcaatggatggtatgtttggggcagccgggatgtcaagagcttcagctacataaaccacttcatttacactgtcactatgcaaggcagcatcaatctcaacaca encodes:
- the LOC127132394 gene encoding dormancy-associated protein homolog 3 isoform X1; its protein translation is MGLLDQLWDDTVAGPRPENGLGKLRKHNTFAARSSSGKELEAGSVRSYGEEPSEPATRVTRSIMIVKPPGYQSGSPPASPAGSVTPVSPFSGKELENHFGFEEGRHRMRSRRKTKTDQALLLLSMCEK
- the LOC127132394 gene encoding dormancy-associated protein homolog 3 isoform X2 yields the protein MGLLDQLWDDTVAGPRPENGLGKLRKHNTFAARSSSGKELEAGSVRSYGEEPSEPATRVTRSIMIVKPPGYQSGSPPASPAGSVTPVSPFSGTRESFRFRRRSASDAFEKKNQDRSSSSSPFDV